A region of Marnyiella aurantia DNA encodes the following proteins:
- a CDS encoding C40 family peptidase, which translates to MKKSVLLYITVLTSIFTLQSCVTNYQVAEPALYTKEYKSDAKVSTADVKRMQENKQTLINSFASEKSTKMAILNSLEKKAEMVKAIKFAKTIDGIIEEATTYLGTPYRYGGMTRSGIDCSAFVLSVFGSAAGVNLPRVAASQAQEGEKVEKTELQRGDLVFFSQGRGRISHVGIVENVTEEGDMKFIHAATSRGVMVSSLNDKYWGPRYRFAKRVINPDLVSAQENLAGTLN; encoded by the coding sequence ATGAAGAAAAGCGTTTTATTATACATTACTGTACTTACTTCAATTTTCACCTTACAATCCTGCGTAACTAATTATCAAGTAGCCGAACCGGCTTTATATACGAAAGAATACAAATCAGATGCCAAAGTTTCCACTGCCGATGTAAAGCGTATGCAGGAAAACAAGCAAACCCTTATTAACAGTTTTGCCTCAGAAAAGTCTACCAAGATGGCAATTCTGAACAGCCTGGAGAAAAAGGCAGAAATGGTAAAGGCTATTAAATTTGCAAAAACAATTGACGGAATTATAGAGGAAGCGACCACATACTTGGGAACACCTTACAGATACGGTGGAATGACCAGAAGCGGTATTGACTGCTCCGCTTTTGTACTTTCAGTTTTTGGATCCGCAGCAGGTGTTAACTTACCGAGGGTAGCCGCATCGCAGGCACAGGAGGGCGAGAAAGTTGAAAAAACTGAACTGCAGCGTGGTGACTTAGTGTTCTTCTCACAGGGTCGGGGACGGATTTCTCATGTAGGTATTGTAGAGAATGTAACAGAAGAAGGTGATATGAAATTTATCCACGCAGCTACTTCCAGAGGTGTAATGGTTTCCTCACTGAATGATAAGTATTGGGGCCCAAGATACAGATTCGCTAAAAGGGTTATCAATCCGGATCTGGTGTCAGCTCAGGAAAATCTTGCCGGGACGTTGAATTAA
- a CDS encoding peptidoglycan D,D-transpeptidase FtsI family protein: MKPQFLKILSVLILIAAIFVARLSYLQLFTDRYALNAANTSIKIEYIIPQRGVVFDRNGKILVGNQPAYEISYTQALMRPDFDTISFCALLGISKHEFEKKIETLKKEKYYSKLVPMTFMKNLSREEVARIQEIIFKYPAFSIVSRPQRQYEVSTSGNLLGYTNEVGERDLKKDSLYYRPGDFIGKSGVEKAYEVQLRGEKGMRYIQKDIKLRDIGSYRDGELDKEEVTGKDITLTIDYDLQRMAEEMLVDKHGAIVALDPSNGEILVMATGPDIDPNLFTGPQKSRNLYRMQMDTVYNNRPTFDRSIQAAYPPGSTFKLLTAAAAMQMGVMDENTIFPCGGGFNYKGLRIKGHGGADPLIPAIQVSSNCHFSYAYLAIINKYPGDPSRGVDEWKKIMSSFGLGEFLNNDLAVGSKGRIPSGEFYENRMEAINKAIGRGRVKNWDPLATGAVFNGMGQGDVLLTPLQMANSVVAIVNRGWYYTPHIVKSIDGKPNPDPRFRKKHQTLVNPKHFDPIIKGMEAVVLNGTARGLKSTDFTQLAKTGTAQVPQGKDNSIYVMAAPADKPRIVVVAVMEHAGFGSTWAGPASTVIAEKYLTGDLKREHLYKKMVNASFMPEYRRQWISDLKRKGLYRESDKDSIFMHQLEDSIKTVKDSNRRAELIYKRDSIKARMNIAKPKNRTK; this comes from the coding sequence TTGAAGCCTCAGTTTCTTAAAATACTGTCGGTTCTTATACTTATCGCAGCAATATTTGTAGCGAGGCTTTCGTATTTGCAGCTGTTTACAGACCGGTATGCGCTGAATGCGGCGAACACATCCATTAAAATTGAATATATTATTCCCCAGCGGGGAGTAGTATTCGACAGGAACGGGAAAATTCTTGTTGGCAACCAACCGGCGTATGAAATTTCGTATACGCAGGCACTAATGCGGCCGGACTTTGATACGATCAGTTTCTGCGCATTGCTCGGGATCAGTAAACACGAGTTCGAAAAGAAAATAGAGACTCTTAAAAAAGAAAAATATTACAGTAAGCTGGTTCCCATGACCTTTATGAAGAACCTGAGCCGTGAAGAGGTGGCCAGGATTCAGGAAATAATATTTAAATATCCCGCATTCAGTATCGTGAGTAGACCACAACGCCAATACGAAGTATCCACTTCCGGAAATCTGCTTGGTTATACCAACGAGGTAGGCGAACGTGATCTTAAGAAAGATTCTCTGTATTACCGTCCCGGTGATTTCATAGGTAAATCCGGAGTAGAGAAAGCTTATGAAGTGCAACTTCGCGGCGAAAAAGGGATGCGCTATATCCAGAAAGACATTAAACTTCGGGACATAGGCTCATACAGAGATGGCGAATTGGATAAGGAAGAGGTTACAGGAAAGGACATCACACTCACTATAGACTATGACCTGCAGCGTATGGCTGAGGAGATGCTCGTGGACAAGCACGGTGCCATTGTAGCTCTGGATCCCAGCAACGGCGAAATTCTGGTTATGGCTACCGGACCGGATATTGATCCTAACCTCTTCACGGGTCCCCAGAAATCAAGAAATCTATACCGTATGCAGATGGATACGGTGTACAACAACCGTCCTACCTTCGATCGGTCCATTCAGGCGGCATATCCTCCGGGATCAACCTTTAAGTTACTTACTGCAGCGGCAGCCATGCAAATGGGAGTAATGGACGAAAATACGATTTTCCCCTGTGGTGGCGGTTTTAATTACAAGGGCCTCAGGATCAAAGGACACGGCGGCGCTGACCCTTTAATTCCAGCTATACAGGTTTCCAGCAACTGCCATTTTTCATATGCCTATCTGGCGATCATCAACAAATATCCCGGCGATCCAAGCCGTGGTGTAGATGAATGGAAGAAGATTATGAGCAGTTTTGGGCTGGGTGAATTCCTGAATAATGACCTTGCGGTTGGATCTAAAGGCCGGATTCCCAGCGGCGAGTTTTATGAAAACAGGATGGAAGCAATAAATAAAGCGATTGGCCGCGGAAGAGTAAAGAACTGGGATCCCCTGGCAACAGGTGCAGTCTTCAATGGTATGGGGCAGGGTGATGTATTGCTTACTCCCCTCCAAATGGCCAATTCTGTAGTTGCAATTGTAAACCGGGGGTGGTATTATACACCACATATCGTAAAATCGATCGACGGCAAACCTAATCCCGATCCAAGATTTCGGAAAAAACATCAGACCCTGGTGAATCCAAAGCACTTTGACCCAATCATAAAAGGTATGGAAGCAGTGGTCCTGAACGGGACAGCACGTGGCTTAAAGTCCACAGATTTTACGCAGTTAGCTAAAACAGGAACAGCGCAGGTCCCACAGGGAAAAGACAACTCAATCTATGTGATGGCCGCACCGGCAGACAAACCGCGTATCGTAGTGGTTGCCGTAATGGAGCACGCTGGATTCGGATCTACATGGGCCGGCCCGGCATCTACCGTTATTGCAGAAAAATATCTGACGGGTGATTTGAAGCGTGAGCATCTTTACAAAAAAATGGTTAATGCGAGTTTTATGCCTGAATACCGCAGACAGTGGATTTCCGACCTTAAGCGTAAAGGGCTTTACAGGGAATCGGACAAAGATTCAATATTCATGCACCAGCTGGAGGACAGCATAAAGACAGTGAAAGACAGCAACCGCCGCGCGGAACTTATTTATAAGAGAGATTCCATAAAGGCGAGAATGAACATTGCAAAACCTAAAAACCGGACGAAATGA
- a CDS encoding rod shape-determining protein, producing the protein MGLFDMFTQEIAIDLGTANTLIIHNNKIVIDQPSIVAIERSTGKPIAVGEQAKHMQGKTHEDIKTIRPLKDGVIADFHASEHMIKEFIKKIPGIKGKLIQPALRIVICIPSGITEVEKRAVRDSAQKVNAKEVRLIYEPMAAAIGVGIDVQKPEGNMIIDIGGGTTEIAVVALGGIVCDKSVKIAGDVFTNDIAYYLRTHHNLYIGERTAERIKIEAGSALEDLDVDVEDIPVQGRDLITGKPKEIMVGYKEIARALDKSIIRIEDAVMETLSLTPPELAADIYKTGIYLAGGGALLRGLADRLHKKTGLPVFVAEDPLRAVVRGTGIALKNMDKFNFLIK; encoded by the coding sequence ATGGGTTTATTTGATATGTTCACGCAGGAGATTGCGATTGACTTAGGAACAGCTAACACACTGATTATACATAACAACAAGATTGTGATAGACCAGCCTTCCATTGTTGCTATTGAACGCTCCACAGGTAAACCGATTGCTGTAGGTGAACAGGCAAAACACATGCAGGGAAAAACCCACGAAGACATCAAGACCATCCGTCCGTTAAAAGACGGAGTAATTGCCGATTTCCACGCGTCCGAACACATGATCAAGGAATTCATCAAAAAAATTCCGGGAATTAAAGGAAAGCTCATCCAGCCTGCCCTCCGTATCGTAATCTGTATTCCATCCGGCATCACTGAAGTGGAAAAACGTGCTGTACGCGACTCAGCTCAGAAAGTGAATGCTAAGGAAGTACGTTTGATTTATGAGCCGATGGCTGCTGCAATAGGTGTTGGCATTGATGTACAGAAACCGGAAGGCAATATGATCATCGACATAGGTGGTGGTACAACTGAAATCGCTGTCGTAGCACTGGGAGGTATCGTTTGTGACAAATCTGTGAAAATTGCCGGTGATGTATTTACAAATGATATTGCCTATTACCTGAGAACACACCACAACCTTTACATCGGGGAAAGAACTGCTGAGAGAATAAAGATTGAAGCAGGTTCTGCTTTGGAAGATCTGGATGTGGATGTGGAAGACATCCCGGTACAGGGTAGAGACCTTATCACAGGAAAACCAAAGGAAATCATGGTTGGCTACAAGGAAATTGCACGTGCTCTGGATAAATCGATTATCCGCATAGAGGATGCCGTAATGGAAACCCTTTCCCTTACTCCACCGGAGCTTGCCGCAGATATCTACAAAACAGGAATCTACCTTGCGGGCGGCGGGGCATTGTTACGCGGACTTGCGGACAGGCTGCACAAGAAAACGGGTCTGCCTGTTTTCGTGGCTGAAGATCCCCTGCGTGCCGTAGTGCGTGGTACCGGAATTGCACTTAAAAATATGGATAAGTTCAACTTCCTTATAAAGTAA
- the hemA gene encoding glutamyl-tRNA reductase → MNNLPEINKTANFAVLSVSYEKADAETRGKFAFFEEHIKDFVNSLHQESIGDAFVVSTCNRTEIYTTSANYLMVAEEFCKTTGVSLTDFLQFANIYTREEALNHLFRVAGGLESQIIGDFEIIGQIKNAYNRFKKEKQNSNPYLERAINSAIQISRKIKNETGISNGAASVSYAAVHYILNHQKQLADKNILLLGTGEIGQNTVENLVKHIFEPNIKVMNRSLDKAEKIAEKYKIPHIAIEDLDAELKMTDILIVATGAAHPIINKNHFPNGRETLVIDLSIPHNVDKNVTENPNVQLVDVDQLSAHIRETMSQRKKEIPKAEEIIKEMSKDFAEWEKKRKMVPKIHHFKAVLKNMERNEMHHFHRKHRYVGVEDMELSDRMIQKITNRFAKYIIDHPWKAEEVSKLMHEILVEQPNNEFNEKH, encoded by the coding sequence ATGAATAACCTTCCTGAAATAAATAAAACTGCCAATTTTGCCGTACTAAGCGTAAGTTACGAGAAAGCCGATGCTGAAACGAGGGGCAAATTCGCTTTTTTTGAAGAACACATTAAGGATTTTGTAAACTCACTGCATCAGGAAAGTATAGGGGATGCTTTTGTAGTGTCTACCTGTAACCGGACTGAAATTTACACAACCTCTGCCAACTATCTGATGGTTGCCGAGGAGTTCTGTAAAACTACAGGTGTAAGCCTTACGGATTTTCTGCAGTTTGCCAATATTTATACCCGCGAAGAGGCTCTCAATCATCTTTTCCGTGTGGCCGGAGGCCTGGAAAGTCAGATCATTGGTGATTTTGAGATTATCGGGCAGATTAAAAATGCCTATAACCGTTTCAAAAAAGAAAAGCAGAACAGCAATCCCTATCTGGAGCGCGCTATCAACTCAGCCATTCAGATTTCCAGAAAAATCAAGAACGAGACTGGAATTTCAAACGGTGCTGCATCTGTATCCTATGCGGCAGTTCATTATATTTTAAATCATCAGAAACAGCTCGCTGATAAGAACATCCTGTTGCTGGGTACTGGTGAGATAGGACAGAATACCGTAGAGAATTTGGTAAAACATATTTTCGAACCTAATATTAAGGTGATGAACCGGTCTTTGGATAAAGCCGAAAAAATTGCCGAAAAATACAAAATTCCTCATATTGCTATTGAAGATCTGGATGCGGAACTTAAAATGACGGATATCCTTATTGTAGCTACAGGTGCGGCGCATCCCATCATCAACAAAAACCATTTCCCAAATGGCAGGGAAACTCTGGTTATAGATCTTTCTATTCCGCATAATGTAGACAAAAACGTTACGGAAAACCCAAATGTGCAGCTTGTGGATGTAGACCAGCTTTCAGCACACATCCGCGAAACAATGTCGCAGCGGAAAAAAGAAATTCCAAAGGCAGAGGAGATCATAAAGGAAATGAGTAAGGATTTTGCTGAATGGGAAAAGAAAAGGAAGATGGTACCCAAAATTCATCATTTCAAAGCCGTGCTGAAGAATATGGAGCGTAATGAGATGCATCATTTTCACCGCAAGCACAGATATGTAGGTGTGGAAGATATGGAACTGTCTGACCGTATGATCCAGAAGATAACCAACCGCTTTGCAAAATACATCATCGACCATCCCTGGAAGGCGGAGGAAGTAAGCAAGCTGATGCACGAGATTTTAGTGGAACAACCAAATAATGAATTTAATGAAAAGCATTAG
- the rodA gene encoding rod shape-determining protein RodA, with amino-acid sequence MKWAEGIDKFGLGLYFLICLFAIANIYSVDEALGNKQLIFFGISCGAGLFIFVARTKLFENLSGVLYICGILLLVGLFPFGTEILGQKNWYRFGGFTMQPVEFAKIGTALMLANYVAGPDFNLNNRKSLYTTIAIIAVPAVVVLAIPDVGSVLVFTAFFIALYREGFNGWFFGVGLILAAVFLISIAVDPLYVFAGIIVLAGLYLLMNFRKISWNIISITTFTVIVAVLSGIAFATPHVLEKLPKHQRERIEVLYKGEKAFRDTSGYNLLYSKTAIGSGGLTGKGYRQGSVTQGKFVPEQETDYIFCTVGEEWGFLGSSLLVLAYALYIGRIYYLAENQKTAFNRIFGYCLASILLMHFSINIGMVMGLFPTVGIPLPYFSYGGSSLLAFSVMTFIFFKLNYMDKNSLV; translated from the coding sequence ATGAAGTGGGCAGAAGGTATAGACAAGTTCGGTTTGGGGCTGTATTTTTTAATTTGCCTCTTTGCTATTGCAAATATTTACAGTGTAGATGAGGCATTGGGCAACAAACAGCTTATATTTTTCGGAATATCCTGTGGTGCAGGCCTGTTTATATTTGTAGCAAGGACGAAACTGTTCGAAAACCTTTCCGGTGTACTCTACATTTGCGGAATATTACTCCTGGTAGGCCTTTTTCCATTTGGAACAGAAATCCTGGGTCAAAAAAACTGGTACCGCTTTGGGGGTTTCACCATGCAACCGGTCGAGTTCGCAAAGATTGGCACAGCTCTTATGCTGGCTAACTACGTAGCCGGACCGGACTTCAACCTGAATAACCGGAAATCACTTTATACAACTATTGCTATTATAGCCGTGCCGGCTGTTGTGGTGCTTGCTATACCGGATGTAGGTTCGGTACTGGTTTTTACAGCCTTCTTTATCGCTCTTTACCGTGAAGGCTTCAATGGTTGGTTCTTTGGTGTTGGACTTATTCTGGCCGCCGTGTTTCTGATTTCCATAGCAGTGGATCCGCTGTACGTTTTTGCAGGTATAATTGTTCTGGCAGGACTTTACCTCCTGATGAATTTCCGGAAGATTTCGTGGAATATTATCAGCATCACCACATTTACGGTTATTGTTGCGGTGCTTAGCGGGATCGCATTTGCCACACCCCATGTCCTGGAAAAACTACCGAAACACCAGCGTGAACGGATTGAAGTATTATACAAGGGTGAGAAAGCATTTAGAGACACCTCCGGTTATAATCTGTTATATTCCAAAACTGCTATTGGTTCGGGCGGACTGACCGGCAAAGGATACCGCCAGGGATCGGTTACGCAGGGTAAATTTGTACCTGAACAGGAAACAGATTATATTTTCTGTACGGTGGGCGAAGAATGGGGCTTTCTGGGCAGCTCACTTCTTGTACTGGCATACGCACTTTACATAGGACGCATATATTACCTGGCAGAAAATCAAAAGACTGCCTTTAACCGAATATTCGGCTATTGCCTGGCTTCTATCCTGCTTATGCACTTCAGCATCAATATAGGCATGGTTATGGGGCTTTTCCCTACTGTGGGTATTCCCCTACCTTATTTCAGCTACGGCGGAAGTTCTTTGCTCGCTTTTTCGGTGATGACCTTCATCTTCTTCAAGCTTAACTACATGGATAAGAATTCACTGGTATAG
- the hemC gene encoding hydroxymethylbilane synthase: MKSIRIGTRNSPLALWQAREVARHLQNNNYKTEITPILSSGDKNLTQPLYALGITGIFTRDLDTALLNSEVDIAVHSLKDVPTALPENIELIAYLQRDFHQDVLVRKASSLQKPLHELKVATSSLRRRAFWLREFAHAEFSDIRGNVQTRLQKLEDLDFDATIFSLAGIKRMDLAVEYEELPMMISAPSQGVVAVAGLSSNKEINEVLSQITHPETQICVQMERNFLSTLEGGCTAPIGAFAEMQDGQVRFTGRLCSLDGKDCIETDKIFTFEENRNYGKELAEEILNNGGRELMSVIKATLKI, translated from the coding sequence ATGAAAAGCATTAGAATCGGAACCCGGAATTCGCCGCTGGCATTGTGGCAGGCGCGGGAAGTTGCGCGTCATCTTCAGAACAATAATTATAAGACTGAAATTACGCCCATACTGTCTTCCGGCGACAAAAACCTTACGCAGCCTCTATACGCACTGGGTATTACAGGCATCTTTACGCGGGACCTGGATACCGCGCTGCTGAACAGTGAAGTTGATATTGCTGTTCATTCACTAAAGGATGTTCCCACCGCACTGCCGGAAAATATTGAGCTCATCGCCTATCTGCAGCGGGATTTTCATCAGGATGTATTGGTAAGGAAAGCCTCTTCGCTGCAAAAACCGCTTCATGAACTTAAGGTGGCTACAAGCAGCCTGAGAAGAAGAGCATTCTGGCTCCGCGAATTCGCCCATGCTGAATTTTCAGACATCCGCGGGAATGTGCAGACGAGGCTGCAGAAACTTGAAGACCTGGATTTCGACGCCACTATTTTCTCCCTGGCCGGAATCAAGCGTATGGATCTGGCTGTAGAATATGAAGAGCTTCCCATGATGATTTCAGCACCTTCGCAGGGAGTTGTGGCTGTGGCAGGGTTAAGTTCAAACAAAGAAATTAATGAGGTACTCAGCCAAATTACCCATCCGGAAACACAGATATGTGTACAGATGGAAAGGAATTTTCTGAGCACCCTGGAAGGAGGCTGTACCGCACCCATTGGAGCTTTTGCAGAAATGCAGGACGGACAGGTGCGTTTTACAGGACGCCTTTGCTCACTGGACGGAAAAGACTGCATTGAGACCGATAAGATTTTTACTTTCGAAGAAAACCGCAACTATGGTAAGGAGTTGGCGGAAGAAATACTTAATAATGGCGGCCGTGAGCTGATGTCCGTGATTAAAGCAACGCTTAAAATTTAA
- a CDS encoding rod shape-determining protein MreD — protein sequence MISRTLFTDILLIAFLTALQIFILNRITLFGEYTPVLYPVFVMFYPFFRNRYHFLALSFILGLSIDAFLGTWGINAFATTAVAYYRTLIFRTSTDTTTDFFTFSTLQWPQFLLFIISAIFFHQFLVQYIEFFKLSRFFEILLNILLSTVFSFLFILLYALIFKIKQRI from the coding sequence ATGATTAGCAGAACCTTATTTACAGATATTCTTCTCATTGCTTTCTTAACTGCATTGCAGATTTTCATTTTGAACAGGATTACACTTTTCGGCGAATATACACCGGTGCTTTATCCGGTTTTCGTGATGTTCTACCCATTTTTCCGAAACAGATATCATTTCCTTGCACTCAGTTTTATCCTGGGACTTAGTATTGATGCCTTTTTAGGAACCTGGGGGATCAATGCATTTGCCACTACTGCAGTTGCTTACTACCGTACGCTCATTTTCCGTACCTCTACAGATACCACTACAGACTTCTTTACCTTCTCCACACTCCAGTGGCCGCAGTTTCTGCTATTTATAATTTCGGCGATATTCTTTCACCAGTTCCTGGTACAGTATATCGAATTTTTCAAACTGAGCAGATTTTTTGAAATTCTGCTGAATATACTTTTGTCTACCGTATTTTCGTTTCTATTTATATTGCTTTATGCACTTATCTTTAAAATAAAACAGCGCATTTGA
- the mreC gene encoding rod shape-determining protein MreC produces the protein MGFLMRLFSKNSLFMFFLLLQIIAVVLIFTRNAMQQSWLAAQTAAFNSRASGYIDKGTSYLKLKQINDQLVLQNKMLMEQVYGKGGFTRPTFRRVHDTLGGGQIYTFVDGEIVYNSINRKNNYFTINRGRRDGVFPKMGVIAPQGIAGIVINTTNSYSLVQSVLSVNKIRLNAALKNSGYFGTLTWHGENSRLMHLSDIPKYVPVKIGDTVETDGKSSIFPKGVMIGTIAGYEVDRKTGFWDISVELSEKMGTLSKIYVVKNLKKAEVQKIEDSMQVTIEREND, from the coding sequence ATGGGATTTTTGATGAGATTATTTTCAAAGAACAGTCTTTTCATGTTCTTTTTACTGCTGCAAATTATTGCAGTAGTTCTCATTTTCACCCGAAATGCCATGCAGCAGTCCTGGCTGGCCGCGCAAACAGCTGCCTTCAATTCACGGGCTTCCGGTTATATTGATAAAGGCACCTCTTACCTTAAGCTCAAGCAGATTAACGACCAACTGGTACTTCAGAACAAAATGCTTATGGAGCAGGTTTATGGTAAAGGCGGATTTACCCGACCTACGTTCCGCAGAGTCCATGATACACTTGGCGGTGGCCAGATATATACTTTTGTTGATGGCGAGATAGTATATAACTCCATAAACAGGAAAAACAATTATTTTACGATTAACCGCGGCCGCAGGGACGGTGTGTTTCCCAAGATGGGAGTTATTGCGCCGCAAGGCATCGCGGGCATTGTAATTAATACAACCAACAGCTATTCGCTGGTTCAGTCTGTCTTAAGCGTTAACAAGATCCGGCTTAATGCGGCACTTAAGAATTCAGGATATTTTGGTACACTTACATGGCATGGAGAAAATTCGCGCCTGATGCATCTTTCTGATATTCCTAAATATGTACCTGTTAAAATTGGGGACACTGTGGAAACGGACGGCAAATCGTCCATCTTTCCCAAAGGGGTAATGATCGGTACCATTGCAGGTTATGAAGTAGATAGGAAGACGGGTTTTTGGGATATCTCTGTTGAGCTGAGCGAGAAGATGGGTACTCTGAGCAAAATTTATGTAGTAAAAAATCTAAAGAAGGCAGAGGTGCAGAAAATAGAGGATTCAATGCAGGTAACTATAGAACGGGAAAATGATTAG
- a CDS encoding glutamine synthetase III family protein, producing MSTLRFNALKELPFRNYRKDNSIEVPKKLSELFCENVFSEETMRAYLTKEAFTSIQDAIKRGAKTPRNIADQIAVAMKDWALSKGATHYTHWFQPLTGSTAEKHDSFFTPFESDRAIERFNGSMLIQQEPDASSFPNGGIRNTFEARGYTAWDPTSPAFIIGTTLCIPSIFISYTGETLDYKTPLLRAMHAVDVAATDICRSYFDKNVTKVIPTLGWEQEYFLVDSALYQSRPDLVLTGKTMLGHSPAKGQQLDDHYFGSIPTRVMNFMKELEIECMKLGIPVTTRHNEVAPNQFELAPMFEETNVAVDHNSLLMDIMARVAHKHHFHILFHEKPFAGVNGSGKHNNWSLATDTGENLLSPGKNPKKNLQFLTFFVNTLKAVHDYADLLRASIASASNDHRLGANEAPPAIISAFIGSQLYSVLEELEKVTDGKLSPEEKTDLKLNVVGKIPEILLDNTDRNRTSPFAFTGNKFEFRAVGSSANCAEPMTALNAIVARQLQEFKKKVEYNIEKKNLKKDEAIFNTLREYIKDCKNIMFEGDGYSDDWAQEAEKRGMSNLKTTPEALKEELNQKFIDLYEGLGIFNHREFEARNEIKLEKYSAVIDIEAKVLSDIARNHIIPAALNYQNRLIENVKGLKEIFGDEEFKPLAKEQMELIRSISANVSDIKTGVDELLSAKEAARATMGSQQQAEMFCNDVVPRFEKIRTASDELEMMVDDELWPMTKYRELLFTR from the coding sequence ATGTCCACGCTTAGATTTAACGCCCTTAAAGAACTTCCGTTCCGCAATTACAGAAAGGATAACTCAATTGAGGTTCCTAAAAAGCTGTCCGAACTCTTCTGTGAGAATGTTTTCTCAGAAGAAACAATGCGTGCTTACCTTACCAAGGAAGCTTTTACCTCTATACAGGACGCAATTAAGCGCGGCGCCAAAACACCACGTAATATTGCAGATCAGATTGCAGTTGCAATGAAGGATTGGGCTCTTTCCAAGGGTGCCACCCATTATACGCACTGGTTTCAGCCGCTTACAGGTTCAACAGCCGAGAAGCATGACAGTTTTTTCACACCTTTTGAAAGTGACCGCGCCATTGAAAGGTTTAACGGTAGCATGCTGATCCAGCAGGAGCCGGACGCCTCTTCCTTCCCTAACGGCGGAATCCGTAATACTTTTGAAGCTCGTGGTTATACTGCCTGGGATCCAACTTCTCCGGCTTTCATTATAGGTACTACACTTTGTATCCCGTCTATCTTCATCTCCTATACAGGCGAAACACTTGATTATAAAACGCCCCTATTGCGTGCTATGCATGCGGTTGATGTTGCTGCTACCGATATCTGCAGATCCTACTTTGATAAGAATGTAACTAAGGTAATACCAACTTTGGGTTGGGAGCAGGAGTATTTCCTGGTAGACAGCGCTTTGTATCAGTCCAGACCAGATCTTGTACTTACAGGTAAGACAATGCTGGGACATTCGCCTGCAAAAGGTCAGCAGCTGGACGATCACTACTTCGGTTCTATCCCGACCCGGGTGATGAATTTTATGAAGGAGCTGGAAATTGAGTGTATGAAGCTTGGTATTCCGGTTACTACACGTCATAACGAAGTAGCGCCCAATCAGTTTGAGCTGGCGCCGATGTTCGAGGAAACCAATGTGGCTGTGGACCATAACTCACTGCTGATGGATATTATGGCCAGGGTGGCGCATAAACACCACTTTCATATCCTTTTCCACGAAAAACCGTTTGCCGGCGTAAACGGAAGTGGCAAACATAACAATTGGTCACTGGCTACTGACACTGGCGAAAACCTGCTGAGTCCGGGCAAAAATCCAAAGAAGAACCTTCAGTTTCTTACCTTTTTTGTTAATACCCTGAAAGCTGTCCATGATTATGCGGATTTGCTTAGAGCAAGTATCGCGTCTGCAAGTAATGACCACCGTCTGGGCGCCAATGAGGCTCCACCTGCAATTATCTCTGCCTTTATAGGCTCACAGCTTTATTCTGTATTGGAGGAGCTGGAAAAAGTAACCGACGGTAAACTAAGCCCTGAAGAAAAAACGGACCTTAAACTTAATGTGGTAGGTAAGATTCCGGAAATCCTTCTGGATAACACAGACCGGAACAGGACTTCACCCTTTGCCTTCACGGGTAACAAATTTGAGTTCCGTGCCGTGGGATCATCTGCTAACTGTGCGGAACCCATGACTGCACTTAATGCCATAGTAGCCAGACAGCTTCAGGAGTTCAAGAAAAAGGTTGAGTATAATATTGAAAAAAAGAACCTGAAGAAGGACGAAGCGATATTTAATACCCTGCGTGAATATATTAAGGACTGCAAGAACATTATGTTCGAAGGGGACGGTTATTCGGACGACTGGGCGCAGGAAGCTGAAAAAAGGGGTATGAGTAACCTGAAAACAACTCCCGAAGCTCTAAAAGAAGAACTAAACCAGAAATTTATTGACCTTTATGAAGGTCTTGGCATCTTTAACCACCGGGAGTTTGAAGCACGTAATGAGATCAAGCTTGAGAAATATTCTGCGGTTATAGATATTGAAGCAAAGGTACTTTCAGATATTGCCAGAAACCACATTATTCCTGCGGCTCTTAACTACCAAAACAGGCTTATTGAGAATGTAAAGGGGCTGAAGGAAATTTTTGGTGATGAGGAATTCAAACCATTGGCCAAGGAGCAGATGGAATTGATTCGCTCCATTTCCGCTAATGTATCAGATATTAAAACCGGTGTAGATGAACTGCTTAGTGCAAAAGAAGCGGCGCGTGCAACCATGGGAAGTCAGCAGCAGGCAGAAATGTTCTGTAATGATGTGGTTCCGCGTTTTGAAAAAATCCGTACTGCCAGTGATGAACTTGAGATGATGGTGGATGATGAACTTTGGCCCATGACCAAATACAGAGAGCTGCTGTTTACAAGATAA